A single window of Hymenobacter sp. APR13 DNA harbors:
- a CDS encoding Maf family nucleotide pyrophosphatase: MKLILASNSPRRRQLLSDLGLAYTVRLQEVDESFPDHLRRTEVAEYLAAHKAAAYRAGLAPDEVVLTADTIVCLDEDVLNKPADEAEAIRMLQRLQGRTHDVFTGVCLLGGDGRQVVFSDQTRVTFRELSLSEIEHYVRQYQPLDKAGAYGAQDWIGMVAVTRLEGSYFNVMGLPVHRVWEELTRLTGTSLLAE; encoded by the coding sequence ATGAAGCTTATCCTGGCCTCTAACTCGCCGCGGCGCCGGCAGCTGCTCTCCGACCTGGGCCTGGCCTATACCGTGCGTTTGCAGGAAGTGGACGAGTCGTTTCCGGACCACCTGCGCCGCACCGAAGTGGCCGAGTACCTGGCCGCCCACAAAGCCGCCGCCTACCGCGCCGGCCTGGCCCCCGATGAGGTGGTGCTCACCGCCGATACCATCGTCTGCCTCGACGAGGACGTACTCAACAAGCCCGCCGACGAAGCCGAAGCCATCCGGATGCTGCAGCGCCTGCAGGGCCGCACCCACGACGTCTTCACCGGCGTCTGCCTGCTCGGCGGCGACGGCCGGCAGGTGGTTTTCTCCGACCAGACACGGGTGACTTTTCGTGAATTATCTCTCTCGGAAATAGAGCACTACGTCCGGCAGTATCAACCACTGGATAAAGCTGGTGCCTACGGGGCCCAGGACTGGATTGGCATGGTGGCCGTGACCCGGCTGGAGGGTTCCTACTTCAACGTGATGGGTCTGCCGGTGCACCGCGTTTGGGAGGAACTCACGCGCCTGACGGGTACCAGCCTGCTGGCTGAATAG
- the sdaAB gene encoding L-serine ammonia-lyase, iron-sulfur-dependent subunit beta, whose product MAEKSSIFDMIGPVMIGPSSSHTAGVVRIARAAIRILGSVPTHAVITFYNSFARTYEGHGSDRAIVAGLLGMATDDVRIREAFDHAKEAGLQYSFQGVGNASTMHPNTIRLQLRDERTGHAVEVIGQSRGGGVIRIVEVDGFPSDFSGSLHTLILDADDAKGSIAFIASVIAHDDCNIATMLVSRKGKNDVARQFIEIDSGIKDITLEYLRQLSWVHRVTYIPTID is encoded by the coding sequence ATGGCCGAGAAAAGCAGCATCTTCGACATGATTGGGCCGGTGATGATCGGGCCTAGCTCGTCGCACACCGCCGGCGTAGTGCGCATTGCCCGTGCCGCCATCCGCATTCTGGGCAGCGTGCCCACGCATGCCGTCATCACCTTCTACAACTCCTTTGCCCGCACCTACGAGGGCCACGGCTCCGACCGCGCCATCGTGGCGGGCCTGCTGGGCATGGCCACCGACGACGTGCGCATCCGCGAGGCCTTCGACCACGCCAAAGAAGCCGGCCTGCAATACTCGTTTCAGGGTGTCGGCAATGCCTCTACCATGCACCCCAACACCATCCGGCTGCAGCTGCGCGATGAGCGCACGGGTCACGCGGTGGAAGTCATCGGGCAGAGCCGGGGCGGCGGCGTCATCCGGATTGTGGAGGTCGATGGGTTTCCCTCGGACTTCTCGGGCAGCCTGCACACGCTCATCCTCGACGCCGACGACGCCAAGGGCTCCATTGCCTTCATCGCCTCGGTTATTGCCCACGACGACTGCAACATTGCCACCATGCTCGTGTCGCGGAAAGGCAAAAACGACGTGGCCCGCCAGTTCATCGAAATCGACTCCGGCATCAAGGACATCACGCTCGAATACCTGCGCCAGCTCAGCTGGGTGCACCGCGTCACCTACATTCCCACCATTGATTAG
- a CDS encoding tetratricopeptide repeat protein, which translates to MRIITLLITLVFSLLSVTGWAQTGAAQTGRYAQTDALRADNRINELPRYGGLRKTPEQLAADEQFVAVSLAKYGSPQAAMQAHVNFGWHYLATGHAPTAIKRFNQAWLLDSTAADVYYGFSAYLRQQGQLEQAEHYVELGQRHDIDHKGIVRYYGSLAMGKEAKRDYGGAIALYHQIVQQDADNAFANKKLGYWYMEQDTARANVYLSRAVVLDPHDSVSYLNRGWLRYKQKHYDMAVDDYSQAVQINPHYLAAYSNRALAHLAAKDSAAANADWQRGLQLVAPREKGSYYMFMAQSKQEAGDRPGACAAWHEALRWGLEPDQIRQARRSMKAVCP; encoded by the coding sequence ATGCGAATTATAACACTACTTATTACTCTGGTGTTTAGCCTATTGTCGGTTACCGGCTGGGCGCAAACCGGCGCGGCCCAAACTGGCCGCTACGCCCAGACCGATGCGTTGCGCGCCGACAACCGCATCAACGAGCTGCCACGCTATGGTGGCTTGCGCAAAACTCCGGAGCAGCTGGCCGCCGACGAGCAGTTTGTAGCCGTGTCGTTGGCGAAATATGGCAGTCCGCAGGCCGCTATGCAGGCCCACGTCAACTTTGGCTGGCACTACCTGGCCACCGGTCACGCACCGACGGCCATCAAGCGGTTCAATCAGGCGTGGCTGCTCGATTCCACAGCCGCCGACGTGTATTATGGCTTCAGCGCGTACCTGCGCCAGCAAGGACAGCTTGAGCAGGCCGAACACTATGTGGAGCTAGGCCAACGGCACGATATCGACCACAAAGGAATCGTGCGTTACTACGGCAGCCTGGCAATGGGCAAGGAAGCAAAGCGGGACTATGGGGGTGCTATTGCTCTCTACCATCAAATAGTGCAGCAAGACGCCGATAATGCTTTTGCCAACAAGAAGCTTGGCTATTGGTATATGGAGCAGGACACAGCCCGGGCCAATGTTTACCTTAGCCGAGCCGTGGTATTAGACCCACACGATTCGGTTTCTTACCTGAACCGGGGCTGGCTGCGCTACAAACAGAAGCACTACGATATGGCCGTGGACGACTATTCGCAGGCGGTTCAAATCAATCCGCACTACCTGGCAGCTTACTCTAACCGTGCGCTTGCGCACTTAGCCGCCAAAGACTCTGCGGCAGCTAACGCCGACTGGCAGCGTGGCCTACAGCTGGTAGCGCCACGTGAAAAAGGCAGCTACTATATGTTCATGGCCCAATCCAAGCAAGAAGCAGGCGACCGGCCCGGGGCCTGCGCCGCTTGGCATGAAGCCCTTCGCTGGGGCTTGGAGCCAGATCAAATCCGCCAGGCACGGCGCTCCATGAAAGCGGTTTGCCCATAG
- a CDS encoding DUF2911 domain-containing protein, with protein MKKILTLLFVFCGLLLAGQTMAQGKMPEDKSKRPSPPATVTGPNFTIDYSRPSLKGRKAFGGLEPYGKVWRTGANEATTFTATKAVKINGKALAAGTYALFTIPGEQEWTIIFNKTAKQWGAYEYKQADDALRVQAKPTKTAAPVEQFTISADKAGVVTLMWDNTQVAFTVK; from the coding sequence ATGAAAAAAATTCTCACCCTGCTGTTCGTGTTCTGCGGCCTGCTGCTGGCCGGCCAGACTATGGCCCAGGGCAAAATGCCCGAAGACAAAAGCAAGCGCCCCAGCCCGCCGGCCACCGTTACGGGCCCCAACTTCACCATCGACTACAGCCGCCCTTCGCTGAAAGGCCGCAAAGCCTTCGGGGGCCTGGAGCCCTACGGCAAAGTGTGGCGCACCGGCGCCAACGAGGCCACTACCTTCACTGCCACCAAAGCCGTGAAAATCAACGGTAAGGCGCTGGCTGCCGGCACCTACGCCCTGTTCACCATTCCCGGCGAGCAGGAGTGGACCATCATCTTCAACAAAACCGCCAAGCAGTGGGGCGCCTACGAGTACAAGCAGGCCGACGACGCCCTGCGCGTGCAGGCCAAGCCCACCAAAACCGCCGCTCCTGTGGAGCAGTTCACCATTTCGGCCGACAAAGCCGGCGTGGTAACGCTGATGTGGGACAACACGCAGGTGGCCTTCACGGTGAAGTAA
- a CDS encoding DUF4259 domain-containing protein: MSTWDYHNFDNDAAADLGESFRETPNEAALYEALATAAEEEGYLELDEASEALAAAEIVAAILGKPAADFPPGLLPAVAHLEAADSEDLRELAEDAVAAVLKNSELQEKWAESEDYASWQQLQQDLLARLHDEDGEADDDEA, from the coding sequence ATGAGCACCTGGGACTACCACAACTTCGACAACGACGCCGCCGCTGACCTCGGCGAGAGTTTCCGCGAAACGCCCAACGAGGCCGCGCTCTACGAGGCGCTGGCCACAGCAGCCGAGGAAGAAGGCTATCTGGAACTGGACGAAGCCAGCGAAGCGCTGGCCGCAGCCGAAATCGTGGCTGCCATCCTGGGCAAGCCCGCCGCCGACTTCCCGCCCGGCCTGCTTCCCGCCGTCGCCCACCTCGAGGCCGCCGACAGCGAAGACCTGCGCGAGCTGGCCGAAGACGCCGTAGCAGCCGTGCTGAAGAACTCGGAGCTGCAGGAAAAGTGGGCCGAGTCGGAGGACTACGCCAGCTGGCAGCAGCTGCAGCAGGACCTGCTGGCCCGCCTCCACGACGAGGACGGCGAAGCCGACGACGACGAAGCGTAG
- a CDS encoding tryptophan 2,3-dioxygenase family protein, producing the protein MPTPEDEFSPAVYEQLRLLQQKYAADNQDLAAYLEGLYHADYVNYWDYISLDTLLSLQRPLTRIPDERIFIMYHQITELYFKLCLCEYEQIGELQAPTLQELVLRLGRINRYFENLIDSFDVMVDGMDKQQFLQFRMSLMPASGFQSVQYRMIEIASTDLSNLLDKEKRRLLGEAAAHDELMGCIYWKAGATVEDTGAKALTLIQFEQKYTQQLTAHAAHYQHRNVWSVVQRLPLEDQQHPRLLRQLKQLDINVNVNWPLMHFKSAVRYLERHPTAVAATGGTNWKKYLPPKFQRRIFYPQLWTAQELEDWGKGWVESVLGEAERA; encoded by the coding sequence ATGCCTACCCCCGAGGACGAGTTTTCGCCCGCCGTTTATGAGCAGCTGCGGCTGCTGCAGCAGAAGTATGCCGCCGACAACCAGGACCTGGCCGCCTACCTCGAAGGCCTCTACCACGCCGATTACGTCAACTACTGGGACTACATCAGCCTGGACACGCTGCTGAGTTTGCAGCGCCCGCTCACGCGCATCCCCGATGAGCGCATCTTCATCATGTACCACCAGATTACGGAGCTGTATTTCAAGCTCTGCCTCTGCGAGTACGAGCAGATCGGGGAGCTGCAGGCGCCTACGCTGCAGGAGCTGGTGCTGCGCCTGGGCCGCATCAACCGCTACTTTGAGAACCTGATAGACTCGTTCGACGTGATGGTGGACGGCATGGACAAGCAGCAGTTTCTGCAGTTCCGTATGTCGCTGATGCCGGCTTCGGGCTTCCAGAGCGTGCAGTACCGCATGATCGAAATTGCCAGCACCGACCTGAGCAACCTGCTCGACAAGGAAAAGCGCCGCCTGCTGGGCGAGGCCGCCGCCCACGACGAGCTGATGGGCTGCATCTACTGGAAGGCCGGCGCCACCGTAGAAGACACTGGCGCAAAAGCGCTTACCCTCATTCAGTTCGAGCAGAAGTACACCCAGCAGCTCACGGCCCACGCCGCCCACTACCAGCACCGCAACGTGTGGAGCGTGGTGCAGCGCCTGCCTCTGGAAGACCAGCAGCACCCGCGCCTGCTGCGCCAGCTCAAGCAGCTCGACATCAACGTGAACGTGAACTGGCCGCTGATGCACTTCAAGTCGGCGGTGCGCTACCTGGAGCGGCACCCCACGGCCGTGGCCGCCACCGGCGGCACCAACTGGAAGAAGTACCTGCCTCCCAAGTTCCAGCGCCGCATCTTCTACCCCCAGCTCTGGACCGCGCAGGAGCTCGAAGACTGGGGCAAAGGCTGGGTGGAAAGCGTGCTGGGCGAAGCCGAGCGGGCATAA
- a CDS encoding efflux RND transporter periplasmic adaptor subunit, which yields MKNNRLLYILLAVVVVLIGGYAIGKKQGWVGKPAGTEVTAAKAGTVNIVEQVSASGKVQPETEVKISPDVSGEITELYVQEGDSVKKGQLLLRIRPDNYQALVNQQSAVVNAQRANVGQTQARLQQLIANAKQTELTYRRNASLFKQKVISQAEYEAAKAAYDASQEELNSARAGIRSAQSSVQSAQAGLDDARRNLNKTTIYAPVSGTISKLNVEKGERVVGTSQMSGTEIMRIANLNSMEVRVNVNENDIINVHLGDSVVVEVDSYASKDEKFRGLVTSIANTAKDALTAEAVTEFEVRIRLLPDSYRHLLRTVNGRTVVPFRPGMTASVDIITDRKTGVLSVPLAAVTTRSDSAMTAAADAAGSAGPRVRVGGVGGRGKSGATEAASAKKTTDVQEVVFVIRDGQAMITPVKTGISDFQNIEILSGLKAGDEVVSGPFRAVAKTLKPGERVVVKDAKSLNKEALKEGPEEAK from the coding sequence ATGAAAAACAACCGCTTACTCTACATCCTCCTGGCCGTCGTGGTGGTGCTGATTGGGGGCTACGCCATCGGCAAAAAACAGGGCTGGGTGGGCAAGCCGGCCGGTACCGAGGTAACGGCCGCCAAGGCCGGCACCGTCAATATTGTGGAGCAGGTGAGTGCCTCGGGCAAGGTGCAGCCGGAAACGGAAGTGAAAATATCACCCGACGTATCGGGCGAAATCACGGAGCTGTATGTGCAGGAGGGCGACTCGGTGAAGAAAGGCCAGCTGCTGCTGCGCATCCGCCCCGACAACTACCAGGCTTTGGTGAACCAGCAGTCGGCCGTGGTGAATGCCCAGCGCGCCAACGTGGGCCAGACCCAGGCCCGCCTGCAGCAGCTGATTGCCAACGCCAAGCAAACCGAGCTGACCTACCGCCGCAATGCCTCGCTGTTCAAGCAGAAGGTGATTTCGCAGGCTGAGTACGAGGCTGCCAAAGCCGCCTACGACGCCTCGCAGGAAGAGCTGAACAGCGCCCGGGCCGGCATCCGCTCAGCGCAGAGCAGCGTGCAGAGCGCCCAGGCCGGCCTCGACGATGCCCGCCGTAACCTCAACAAAACCACCATCTACGCTCCTGTGAGCGGCACCATCAGCAAGCTTAACGTGGAGAAAGGCGAGCGGGTGGTAGGCACCTCGCAGATGTCGGGCACCGAAATCATGCGCATCGCCAACCTCAACTCCATGGAGGTGCGGGTGAACGTCAATGAAAACGACATCATCAACGTGCATCTCGGCGACTCGGTGGTGGTGGAAGTGGACTCGTATGCCAGCAAGGACGAGAAGTTCCGCGGCCTCGTGACCAGCATTGCCAACACCGCCAAAGATGCCCTCACGGCCGAAGCCGTGACGGAGTTTGAGGTGCGCATCCGGCTCTTGCCCGACTCGTACCGCCACCTGCTGCGCACCGTCAACGGCCGCACGGTGGTGCCGTTCCGCCCCGGCATGACGGCTTCCGTCGACATCATCACCGACCGCAAAACCGGCGTGCTGAGCGTGCCGCTGGCCGCCGTCACGACCCGCTCCGACAGTGCCATGACGGCCGCCGCCGATGCGGCTGGCAGCGCCGGCCCCCGCGTGCGGGTGGGCGGCGTAGGCGGGCGCGGCAAAAGTGGGGCTACTGAGGCCGCCAGCGCCAAGAAAACCACCGACGTGCAGGAAGTGGTATTCGTCATCCGCGACGGCCAGGCGATGATTACGCCCGTGAAAACCGGCATCAGCGACTTCCAGAACATCGAAATCCTGAGCGGCCTGAAAGCCGGCGACGAAGTGGTGAGTGGGCCGTTCCGGGCCGTGGCCAAAACCCTTAAGCCCGGCGAGCGTGTGGTGGTGAAGGACGCCAAAAGCCTCAACAAGGAAGCGCTGAAAGAAGGCCCTGAGGAAGCCAAATAG
- a CDS encoding DUF1015 domain-containing protein produces MAEIQPLRGWRYNATLSQNIDDYVSPLFDVVSARQREALYRNPLNSIHLSVPRGEDAAGEALRRLQEWQQASVLRQDELPGIYAYYQYFRLPGSAREYCRKGFMCHIRAYDWAEDVVLRHENTLPAAVNDRAELLARTEFQTSATHGLYRDDDFELERYLDEAIQTPLYQTEEDYQGARDVLAVIQDAAVIKRFQQVLAARQVILADGHHRYEGSLAYRQARQAAEPAATGQEGWNFHLMYLTNSAADDLRILPTHRLLLELPAGLSIEKLLARLAAYFLVMPKEDPYDLPELIAGKPWAFGLYLGEGQAYKLRLRPEVHAQLDWDTTPEVKALDLTVLHFFVLEKVLGIVGPDAQRQWPGVAYVRNFPECLQRVDHGEARAAFITSEVTMDEVERVCHSGAVMPPKSTFFYPKTIGGFLFSSIRADETQHPFMQEFMG; encoded by the coding sequence TTGGCTGAAATTCAACCTCTCCGTGGCTGGCGCTACAATGCAACGCTGAGCCAGAACATTGATGACTATGTTTCGCCGCTGTTTGATGTAGTGTCGGCGCGGCAGCGGGAGGCGCTCTACCGCAACCCACTCAACAGCATCCATCTGTCGGTGCCGCGGGGCGAGGATGCCGCGGGCGAAGCCCTGCGGCGGCTGCAGGAGTGGCAGCAGGCCAGCGTACTGCGCCAGGATGAGCTGCCGGGCATTTATGCCTACTACCAGTATTTCCGGCTGCCGGGCAGCGCCCGCGAGTACTGCCGCAAGGGCTTCATGTGCCACATCCGGGCCTACGACTGGGCCGAGGACGTGGTGCTGCGCCACGAAAACACGCTGCCAGCGGCCGTAAACGACCGGGCCGAGCTGCTGGCCCGCACCGAGTTCCAGACCAGCGCCACCCACGGCCTCTACCGCGACGACGACTTCGAGCTGGAGCGCTACCTCGACGAGGCCATCCAGACGCCGCTCTACCAGACCGAGGAAGACTACCAGGGCGCCCGCGACGTACTGGCCGTCATTCAGGATGCGGCCGTTATCAAGCGGTTTCAGCAGGTGCTGGCGGCGCGGCAGGTGATTCTGGCCGACGGCCACCACCGCTACGAAGGCTCGCTGGCGTACCGACAGGCGCGCCAGGCCGCCGAGCCGGCCGCCACCGGCCAGGAAGGCTGGAACTTCCACCTGATGTACCTCACCAACTCGGCCGCCGACGACCTGCGCATTCTGCCCACGCACCGGCTGCTGCTGGAGCTGCCCGCGGGCCTCAGCATCGAGAAGCTGCTGGCGCGGCTGGCAGCGTATTTTCTGGTGATGCCCAAGGAAGACCCCTACGACCTGCCCGAGCTGATTGCCGGCAAGCCCTGGGCGTTTGGGCTGTATCTGGGTGAGGGCCAGGCCTACAAGCTCCGGCTGCGGCCCGAGGTGCACGCCCAGCTCGACTGGGACACCACGCCCGAGGTGAAGGCGCTGGATTTGACGGTGCTGCACTTCTTCGTGCTGGAAAAGGTGCTGGGCATTGTGGGGCCCGATGCGCAGCGGCAGTGGCCGGGCGTGGCCTACGTGCGCAATTTCCCCGAGTGCCTGCAGCGCGTGGACCACGGCGAGGCCCGCGCCGCCTTCATTACCAGCGAGGTAACCATGGACGAGGTGGAGCGCGTGTGCCACTCCGGCGCCGTGATGCCGCCCAAATCCACATTCTTCTACCCCAAAACAATCGGCGGCTTTCTGTTCAGCAGCATCCGCGCCGACGAAACCCAGCATCCATTTATGCAGGAGTTTATGGGGTGA
- a CDS encoding TolC family protein has translation MRQSQLNAELSDVTQRAGRGALLPTANLSGSQTWNYGTGLDPLTNDFVSQTIRSNNFSAFSQITLFAGFQLRNTVKRNALDYQAALVDIEQARNDLSLNVASVYLQYVLAEELIRANQTRVNSSQQQIERTQKLLKAGAVAESQLLDSRAQLASDELNVVTAQNQRDIARLQLIQLLNLDAAGAAAFRIEIAQVPDPDETANFNDDPAAIFETAQGVMPEIRAADLRVRSSQLGIDVARGAYLPRLTFGAGVFTGFSSSRLARVFSGDSTAAIPIPVVQYVNGQPVPTTFAVLQPRQAIPEFLPAKFSNQIKDNIGRQLQFNLNIPILNGFQARTNVQRAQVATRQAELRAEQTRLTLRQNIQQAAADALAAQRKFTSAKRQTEALTTAYRNAEIRFNNGLLNGTEFNIAKNNLAAAESTMIQAKYEYTFRRKVLDFYQGRPLAL, from the coding sequence GTGCGCCAGAGCCAGCTCAATGCTGAGCTCAGCGACGTGACGCAGCGGGCCGGCCGCGGGGCGCTGCTGCCCACGGCCAACCTGAGCGGCAGCCAGACCTGGAACTACGGTACCGGCCTCGATCCGCTCACCAACGACTTCGTGAGCCAGACCATCCGGTCCAACAACTTCTCGGCCTTCTCGCAGATTACCCTGTTTGCGGGGTTTCAGCTGCGCAATACGGTCAAGCGCAACGCCCTGGACTATCAGGCTGCGCTGGTCGATATCGAGCAGGCCCGCAACGACTTGTCCTTGAACGTGGCCTCGGTGTACCTGCAGTACGTGCTGGCCGAGGAGCTGATCCGGGCCAACCAGACCCGCGTGAACAGCAGCCAGCAGCAGATTGAGCGCACCCAGAAGCTGCTTAAGGCCGGCGCCGTGGCCGAAAGCCAGCTGCTCGACAGCCGCGCCCAGCTAGCCTCCGACGAGTTGAACGTGGTGACGGCCCAGAACCAGCGCGACATTGCGCGTTTGCAGCTCATTCAGCTCCTCAACCTGGATGCCGCCGGTGCGGCTGCCTTCCGGATTGAAATTGCCCAAGTGCCTGACCCCGACGAAACCGCCAACTTCAACGACGACCCGGCCGCCATCTTCGAGACGGCGCAGGGCGTGATGCCCGAAATCCGGGCCGCCGACCTGCGGGTGCGTTCCAGCCAGCTGGGCATTGATGTGGCCCGCGGCGCCTACCTGCCGCGCCTCACGTTCGGGGCCGGCGTGTTCACCGGTTTCTCGTCGTCAAGGCTGGCGCGCGTGTTCAGCGGCGATTCTACGGCGGCCATTCCTATTCCGGTGGTGCAGTACGTGAACGGCCAGCCGGTACCCACTACGTTTGCGGTGCTGCAGCCACGGCAGGCTATTCCGGAGTTTCTGCCGGCCAAGTTCTCCAACCAGATCAAAGACAACATCGGCCGGCAGCTGCAGTTCAATCTCAACATTCCGATTCTCAACGGCTTCCAGGCCCGCACCAACGTGCAGCGGGCCCAGGTGGCCACCCGCCAGGCCGAGCTGCGCGCCGAGCAGACCCGCCTGACGCTGCGCCAGAACATCCAGCAGGCCGCCGCCGATGCGTTGGCTGCCCAGCGCAAGTTCACCTCGGCTAAGCGCCAGACCGAAGCCCTGACCACGGCCTACCGCAACGCCGAAATTCGCTTCAACAACGGCCTGCTCAACGGCACCGAGTTCAACATCGCCAAAAACAACCTCGCCGCCGCCGAATCGACCATGATTCAGGCCAAGTACGAGTACACGTTCCGCCGCAAGGTGCTGGACTTTTACCAGGGCCGCCCGCTGGCGCTCTAG
- a CDS encoding NAD(P)H-dependent glycerol-3-phosphate dehydrogenase, whose product MEKIAMLGGGSWATALTKILAENGSRVGWWLRSKDDVQHLRTTRHNPRYLSSVAHDLTRVFPSTDLQEVVAEADWLVLGVPAAFVQGVLDKLDRDSLKNKRVISAIKGMIPGKNVLVTDYVAERFRLAPTRLGVVAGPCHAEEVALEKQSYLTIGSPDPTLAEDFCRLLRNRYVKANPAQDLDGIEYFAVMKNIIALTSGIAHGLGYGDNFQAVLVSNAVQEMRRFVHALNPTPRDLSGSAYLGDLLVTAYSQFSRNRTFGNMVGRGYSVKSAQMEMNMVAEGYYAVKSIYEINKRLQVPMPITSAAYHILYEKISPAVEIELLKEKFR is encoded by the coding sequence TTGGAAAAAATAGCCATGCTCGGCGGCGGCTCCTGGGCCACTGCCCTCACCAAGATTCTGGCCGAAAACGGGTCCCGGGTGGGCTGGTGGCTGCGCTCCAAAGACGACGTGCAGCACCTGCGCACCACGCGCCACAACCCGCGCTACCTCTCCTCCGTGGCCCACGACCTCACGCGGGTGTTCCCCTCCACGGACCTGCAGGAGGTGGTAGCCGAGGCCGACTGGCTGGTGCTGGGCGTGCCGGCCGCCTTCGTGCAGGGCGTGCTCGACAAGCTGGACCGCGACTCGCTGAAGAACAAGCGCGTCATTTCGGCCATTAAGGGCATGATTCCGGGCAAGAACGTGCTGGTGACCGACTACGTGGCCGAGCGGTTTCGGCTGGCACCTACACGCCTGGGCGTGGTGGCGGGCCCGTGCCACGCCGAGGAAGTGGCCTTAGAAAAGCAGAGCTACCTCACCATTGGCTCGCCCGACCCCACGCTGGCCGAGGACTTCTGCCGCCTGCTGCGCAACCGCTACGTGAAGGCCAACCCCGCCCAGGACCTCGACGGCATCGAATACTTTGCTGTCATGAAAAACATCATTGCCCTGACCAGCGGCATTGCCCACGGCCTCGGCTACGGCGACAATTTCCAGGCGGTGCTAGTCAGCAACGCGGTGCAGGAGATGCGCCGCTTCGTGCACGCCCTCAACCCCACGCCCCGCGACCTGTCGGGCTCGGCCTACCTCGGCGACCTGCTCGTGACGGCCTACTCGCAGTTTTCGCGCAACCGTACCTTCGGCAACATGGTGGGCCGCGGCTACTCGGTGAAGTCGGCGCAGATGGAGATGAACATGGTGGCCGAGGGCTACTACGCCGTGAAAAGCATCTACGAAATAAATAAGCGCCTGCAGGTGCCCATGCCCATCACCTCGGCCGCCTACCACATTCTCTACGAGAAGATTTCGCCGGCCGTGGAAATCGAGCTGCTGAAGGAGAAGTTTCGGTAG
- a CDS encoding energy transducer TonB produces the protein MRNTLLLAAALLPLAATAQKTTKVVVKQTNPWSHETYYVLQEDKKVKHGPYLKERTGPRTMPVLAGFYKQGQRDSTWVEYGWNGRLQGTGQYRNDQKTGVWSYYAFGDTLEQRYNHSTRILEFARIRPADQRKQYTIVEGTNSRQVTLDRPPLYIGGQQVMNQAVATSVQYPPQALRNRTGGEVVIEFLVDEQGRASGHRVKSGIGLGCDEEALEAVQQLPAEWLPGMLAGQPVAALMEVPVKFQIR, from the coding sequence ATGCGCAACACCTTATTGCTGGCCGCCGCACTGCTGCCGCTGGCGGCCACTGCCCAAAAGACCACCAAAGTGGTGGTAAAGCAGACTAATCCCTGGAGCCACGAAACCTACTATGTGCTCCAAGAAGACAAAAAAGTCAAGCACGGGCCTTACCTTAAAGAACGAACGGGGCCACGTACCATGCCTGTTCTGGCAGGCTTTTACAAGCAAGGGCAGCGCGACAGCACCTGGGTGGAATACGGCTGGAACGGCCGGCTCCAGGGCACCGGGCAGTACCGCAACGACCAGAAAACCGGCGTCTGGAGCTACTATGCTTTCGGCGACACCCTGGAGCAGCGCTACAACCACTCCACCCGCATCCTGGAATTTGCCCGCATCCGGCCCGCCGACCAACGGAAGCAATACACCATTGTGGAGGGCACTAACTCCCGCCAGGTTACTCTCGACCGGCCACCGCTCTATATCGGAGGCCAGCAGGTCATGAACCAGGCGGTAGCAACCAGCGTGCAGTATCCGCCGCAGGCGTTGCGCAACCGCACCGGCGGCGAGGTAGTGATTGAGTTTCTGGTGGATGAGCAGGGCCGCGCCAGCGGGCACCGCGTGAAATCGGGCATCGGCTTGGGCTGCGACGAGGAGGCTTTGGAGGCTGTGCAGCAGCTGCCCGCTGAGTGGCTGCCTGGCATGCTGGCCGGCCAGCCGGTAGCCGCCCTGATGGAAGTGCCCGTCAAGTTTCAGATTCGGTAG